A genomic segment from Actinomycetes bacterium encodes:
- a CDS encoding DUF1326 domain-containing protein, with amino-acid sequence MPTRIGELFEAYSCNVLCPCWIGQDPDLGECFAIVANHIDSEQVTGIDVSVGRMAARVLARPRAGTASCLVAWRDGPPQGRKRPAGSALLDVQGGVLAVARTVWGNHPQAGAGAVTVRVGILPAMLGRDPGELLAEPGSSDADFVASGSGGEGCCERVGRLAAGWLCLLWSRVTALGGWVGFALGRLRKAGIWPIGRRDDGGSYVRGLVVVVFGVVVLALGLVLERLA; translated from the coding sequence ATGCCGACACGCATCGGCGAGCTGTTCGAGGCATACTCCTGCAACGTGCTCTGCCCTTGCTGGATCGGCCAGGATCCCGACCTTGGGGAGTGCTTCGCCATCGTCGCCAACCACATCGACAGCGAGCAGGTCACCGGCATCGACGTGTCCGTCGGGCGCATGGCCGCGCGGGTGCTGGCGCGGCCCCGTGCCGGCACGGCCTCCTGCCTGGTGGCATGGCGCGACGGACCGCCGCAGGGCCGCAAGCGGCCGGCCGGCTCTGCGCTGCTGGACGTCCAGGGCGGGGTGCTGGCGGTCGCGCGCACCGTCTGGGGTAACCATCCCCAGGCCGGAGCCGGCGCCGTGACCGTGCGGGTCGGGATCCTCCCGGCGATGCTCGGCCGCGACCCCGGCGAGCTGCTCGCCGAGCCTGGATCCTCCGATGCGGATTTCGTGGCGTCGGGGTCGGGTGGTGAGGGTTGCTGTGAACGGGTTGGGCGGCTGGCAGCGGGTTGGCTGTGCCTCCTATGGTCCCGGGTCACAGCACTCGGAGGTTGGGTAGGGTTTGCGCTCGGTAGGCTGCGGAAGGCCGGCATCTGGCCCATTGGGAGGCGGGACGATGGTGGGTCTTACGTTCGTGGGCTGGTGGTGGTCGTCTTCGGTGTGGTCGTGCTTGCGCTCGGGCTGGTGTTGGAGCGCCTAGCCTAA